One genomic window of Vibrio parahaemolyticus includes the following:
- a CDS encoding DUF4156 domain-containing protein, whose protein sequence is MKQVLLGFFVVLLSGCTMPSHVTHAQSQDVHIRIDGQFNPERCEYKGEVTGSEGHWYNYIFMTNDAMMQGAMNDLKNNTAAIGADTVFMVSPQDFITSFSVLGSAYLCNE, encoded by the coding sequence ATGAAACAGGTATTACTTGGATTTTTTGTCGTACTTCTCTCTGGTTGTACGATGCCTTCTCACGTGACTCATGCTCAAAGCCAAGATGTTCATATTCGCATTGACGGTCAGTTCAACCCTGAGCGATGCGAATACAAAGGTGAAGTCACTGGAAGTGAGGGCCATTGGTATAACTACATTTTCATGACCAATGACGCGATGATGCAAGGGGCGATGAACGATTTAAAAAACAATACTGCGGCTATTGGCGCGGACACAGTGTTCATGGTTTCTCCGCAAGATTTCATCACCTCATTTAGCGTGCTGGGTTCTGCTTACCTCTGCAATGAGTGA
- a CDS encoding DUF2919 domain-containing protein: protein MRYSFDQYDAHGFLKAPILVWLGWMFLARSWVVFAMAGVSRESGSKLLSIVYPDSSTLYLGLSIGIPSLLLMWLMGLRHPDRGWVNQITRYGREMTLILCGIQLAQTMYHVYLEHGVFNWANALTITLLTWFMIYLFNGRWVKDCFNVPQLEHDAKQPSKN, encoded by the coding sequence GTGCGCTACTCATTTGACCAATATGACGCTCATGGATTTTTGAAAGCGCCTATTCTTGTTTGGCTAGGATGGATGTTTCTGGCTCGCTCTTGGGTGGTTTTTGCAATGGCGGGTGTCAGCCGAGAAAGCGGCAGCAAGCTTTTGTCCATTGTCTATCCTGATTCCAGCACGTTGTATTTAGGTTTGTCGATTGGTATTCCAAGCCTGTTATTGATGTGGCTGATGGGATTGCGTCACCCAGATCGTGGTTGGGTAAATCAAATAACGCGATATGGCCGTGAGATGACTTTGATCTTGTGCGGTATTCAACTCGCTCAGACCATGTATCATGTGTACCTAGAACATGGTGTATTCAATTGGGCAAATGCTCTAACCATCACCTTATTAACTTGGTTTATGATCTATCTTTTCAACGGAAGATGGGTAAAAGACTGTTTTAACGTGCCACAGCTTGAGCACGATGCGAAACAGCCTTCAAAAAATTAA
- a CDS encoding winged helix-turn-helix domain-containing protein: MELSPVFARRLYLALLVENLERPNVPKLIEKTGWPRRTIQDVLKALPGIGIELIFVQDGRRHNDGYYQLSDWGPFDSQWVLDRERDIASSLGFRA; encoded by the coding sequence ATGGAATTGAGTCCTGTTTTTGCAAGGCGGCTATATTTGGCCTTGTTGGTGGAAAACCTAGAAAGGCCGAATGTGCCAAAGTTGATCGAAAAAACGGGGTGGCCTCGTCGTACAATTCAAGATGTACTAAAGGCATTACCGGGGATCGGCATTGAACTCATATTCGTTCAAGATGGCCGACGTCATAATGACGGCTATTACCAACTTTCGGATTGGGGACCTTTTGATAGCCAATGGGTTTTAGATCGGGAGAGAGATATCGCTAGCAGTCTTGGATTTCGTGCATAA
- a CDS encoding DUF2956 domain-containing protein codes for MKKRTPATPVPSLETQTEAMKIAKATQKPGQTKEQTKLIAQGIEKGIVQYKKQQKERNRQADKAKKKQQREKLRQHEEDIIESDNITDDSPNHSSSKLPWALLALSWIGFAAYIMLGK; via the coding sequence ATGAAAAAAAGAACCCCTGCAACCCCAGTTCCTTCTCTAGAAACTCAAACCGAAGCCATGAAGATCGCAAAAGCGACACAGAAACCGGGTCAAACGAAAGAACAAACCAAACTGATTGCTCAAGGTATCGAAAAAGGCATCGTTCAATACAAAAAACAGCAAAAAGAGCGAAATCGTCAAGCAGATAAAGCAAAGAAAAAACAGCAGCGTGAAAAACTGCGCCAGCATGAAGAAGATATTATCGAGTCAGATAACATCACGGATGATTCGCCAAACCACTCCTCAAGTAAGCTGCCTTGGGCGCTACTTGCGTTAAGTTGGATTGGCTTTGCGGCTTACATTATGTTGGGTAAATAA
- the bamC gene encoding outer membrane protein assembly factor BamC, whose translation MKLSSQLVLSSLAVFVLTACSGGANQRRQAKDDFEYLNTPALDAWNVPQGAQPQFYPNYDIPQGNYAGGLGKSVDIRPPQQVLELIPGARLDRSSNGEVTLWLLRKDELDKVWQTVQGMVEARKIPVESQTDSRIETGWVTWNSPDEELEIGSRYEISRAEANGRHGFKVSLIDWREGDQVKEVTATNRERYNVFMTNLVTARYDQEVREEAQRKAQELVKQIPVTMGKDRSGLPVIIARAQYNVLWQRLPNILPKMGFTIEERSQSQGTVTAKYASPDDEFWNEIGVKPVDLKAGKYTFLLGDLGNRTSINITDSSGKPVEEEFLKSLVPVLGAVVKE comes from the coding sequence ATGAAGCTTTCAAGCCAGTTAGTGTTAAGTTCATTAGCTGTATTCGTATTGACTGCCTGTTCAGGTGGTGCCAACCAACGTCGTCAAGCAAAAGACGATTTCGAGTATTTGAACACACCAGCTCTAGATGCATGGAACGTTCCGCAAGGAGCTCAACCTCAGTTCTACCCAAACTATGACATCCCTCAGGGCAATTATGCGGGTGGCTTAGGGAAGTCGGTTGATATCCGTCCACCTCAGCAAGTACTTGAGTTGATTCCTGGTGCGCGCCTAGATCGCAGTAGTAACGGTGAAGTGACACTTTGGCTATTGCGCAAAGATGAGCTAGATAAAGTTTGGCAAACTGTGCAAGGCATGGTTGAAGCAAGAAAAATTCCAGTCGAAAGCCAAACCGATTCTCGAATCGAGACAGGTTGGGTAACGTGGAACTCTCCTGACGAAGAGCTAGAAATTGGTAGCCGATACGAGATCTCTCGTGCAGAAGCAAATGGTCGACACGGTTTCAAAGTGAGCTTAATTGACTGGCGTGAAGGCGATCAAGTTAAGGAAGTGACTGCGACTAACCGCGAGCGTTACAACGTGTTCATGACTAACTTAGTAACGGCTCGTTACGATCAAGAAGTTCGTGAAGAAGCGCAGCGTAAAGCTCAAGAGTTGGTGAAACAGATTCCTGTCACGATGGGCAAAGACCGCAGTGGTCTGCCAGTTATCATCGCTCGTGCGCAATACAATGTATTGTGGCAGCGTTTACCGAACATTCTGCCCAAGATGGGCTTCACGATTGAAGAGCGCAGCCAGTCACAAGGTACGGTAACAGCGAAGTATGCATCTCCAGATGATGAATTCTGGAATGAAATTGGCGTGAAACCAGTCGACCTAAAAGCAGGTAAATACACTTTCTTGCTAGGGGACTTGGGCAACCGCACTTCTATCAACATTACCGATTCATCAGGCAAACCTGTTGAAGAAGAGTTCTTGAAATCGTTGGTGCCAGTTCTTGGTGCGGTGGTGAAAGAGTAA
- the bcp gene encoding thioredoxin-dependent thiol peroxidase — translation MNTLTAGSPAPAFSLLDQDGNTVTLDDFKGKKVLFYFYPKAMTPGCTTQAKGLRDVKAELDAHNVVVLGVSIDPVKRLGKFIERDELNFTLLSDEDHAVAEQFGVWGEKKFMGKVYDGLHRISFLINEEGVIEHVFNKFKTKDHHEVVLNYLNENA, via the coding sequence ATGAATACGCTGACAGCAGGCTCGCCAGCGCCAGCCTTCTCTTTGCTCGACCAAGACGGCAATACTGTTACTCTTGATGACTTTAAAGGCAAGAAAGTCCTTTTCTATTTCTACCCAAAAGCCATGACTCCAGGCTGTACCACGCAAGCAAAGGGCCTGCGTGATGTAAAAGCAGAACTAGATGCGCACAACGTGGTTGTTCTGGGTGTCAGTATCGACCCAGTTAAGCGCCTAGGAAAGTTCATTGAACGTGATGAGCTAAACTTCACGCTACTGTCTGACGAAGACCACGCTGTTGCTGAACAATTCGGTGTGTGGGGCGAAAAGAAATTTATGGGTAAAGTTTACGATGGCCTTCACCGCATCAGCTTCTTAATTAATGAAGAAGGCGTGATTGAGCACGTATTCAACAAGTTCAAAACGAAAGATCACCACGAAGTGGTTCTGAACTACCTAAACGAAAACGCCTAA
- the dapE gene encoding succinyl-diaminopimelate desuccinylase yields MTDSPVLALAKDLISRQSVTPEDAGCQDLMIERLKALGFEIEVMVFEDTTNFWARRGNEAPLFAFAGHTDVVPAGKLEQWDTPPFEPTIIDGYLHGRGAADMKGSLAAMVVAVERFIAEHPDHKGSIGFLITSDEEGPFINGTVRVVEALMERGENIDMCIVGEPSSTEIVGDVVKNGRRGSITGDLTVKGTQGHVAYPHLANNPVHASLLAIHELATTEWDKGNDYFPPTSFQIPNVSAGTGASNVIPGEFNVQFNLRFSTELNNDTIVQRVTETLDKHDLNYDLHWTFNGDPFLTDTGALLDAVVAAVAEVNNTKPALLTTGGTSDGRFIARMGGQVVELGPVNATIHKVNECVKVDDLEKLTDMYENTLKHLLAK; encoded by the coding sequence ATGACAGACAGTCCAGTACTGGCACTTGCAAAAGACCTGATCAGCCGCCAGTCCGTAACACCTGAAGATGCAGGTTGTCAGGACCTAATGATCGAACGTTTAAAAGCGCTCGGTTTTGAAATTGAAGTCATGGTGTTTGAAGACACCACCAACTTTTGGGCGCGTCGCGGTAACGAAGCGCCATTGTTTGCTTTCGCAGGTCACACAGATGTCGTACCCGCAGGCAAGCTAGAACAATGGGATACACCACCGTTCGAGCCAACCATCATCGATGGCTACCTTCATGGTCGTGGTGCGGCCGATATGAAAGGCTCTTTGGCGGCGATGGTAGTGGCCGTTGAACGCTTTATTGCCGAGCACCCAGATCACAAAGGCTCGATTGGCTTTTTGATCACTTCTGATGAGGAAGGTCCTTTCATTAACGGTACCGTTCGCGTCGTAGAAGCACTGATGGAACGTGGTGAGAACATCGACATGTGCATCGTTGGCGAGCCTTCTAGTACAGAAATTGTGGGTGATGTTGTAAAAAATGGCCGCCGAGGTTCGATTACCGGTGACCTAACCGTAAAAGGCACACAAGGCCATGTTGCCTACCCTCACCTCGCTAATAACCCTGTTCACGCATCGCTACTTGCCATCCACGAACTGGCAACAACAGAGTGGGATAAAGGCAATGATTACTTCCCGCCAACAAGCTTCCAAATTCCCAATGTATCTGCGGGCACAGGGGCATCTAACGTGATTCCTGGCGAGTTCAACGTTCAATTCAACCTACGTTTTAGCACCGAACTGAACAATGACACTATCGTCCAGCGCGTAACAGAAACACTGGATAAGCATGATCTCAACTACGATCTACATTGGACATTCAACGGCGACCCGTTCTTAACAGACACGGGTGCCCTACTTGATGCCGTGGTCGCTGCCGTAGCGGAAGTGAACAACACCAAACCTGCGCTGCTCACAACGGGTGGTACGTCAGACGGACGTTTCATTGCTCGCATGGGCGGTCAAGTCGTTGAGCTTGGGCCTGTCAATGCCACGATTCACAAAGTGAACGAGTGCGTAAAAGTGGACGATCTTGAGAAGTTGACTGACATGTACGAAAACACCTTAAAACACCTACTCGCGAAGTAA
- a CDS encoding M15 family metallopeptidase, whose amino-acid sequence MTPAQLTGTTDSHLQSTMVGQKAFLMHPDVANDLLNMIEAAKKAGFKMEIASGFRDFSRQRAIWNGKFEGELPILDSNSQPLNKAALSDEEKLKAILRWSALPGGSRHHWGCDFDVYARNLLPPDTKLQLEPWEYLEGHQLAFYCWLKDHIDEFGFFFPYLQDLGGVAIEPWHISHKAISQQCAAQLNAEMLKDELVRQNQQHNIAGLESILNNLDSILSTYIRNITPPPEAL is encoded by the coding sequence ATGACTCCTGCGCAACTCACCGGAACAACCGATTCTCACCTTCAATCAACCATGGTTGGTCAGAAGGCTTTTTTAATGCATCCCGATGTCGCGAACGATCTGCTCAATATGATCGAAGCAGCGAAAAAAGCGGGATTTAAAATGGAAATTGCCAGTGGCTTTCGAGACTTTTCTCGCCAGCGAGCAATTTGGAATGGGAAGTTCGAAGGTGAGTTGCCGATTTTAGATTCTAACTCGCAGCCTTTAAATAAGGCTGCGTTAAGTGACGAAGAAAAACTAAAGGCCATTCTTCGCTGGTCGGCATTGCCAGGAGGAAGTCGCCATCATTGGGGATGTGATTTCGATGTGTATGCTCGCAATTTACTTCCACCAGACACCAAGTTGCAATTGGAACCTTGGGAATATCTAGAAGGTCATCAGCTGGCGTTTTATTGTTGGCTAAAAGATCACATTGATGAGTTCGGCTTTTTCTTCCCTTATCTGCAAGATTTAGGTGGCGTCGCCATTGAACCTTGGCACATTAGCCACAAAGCCATCAGTCAACAATGTGCTGCTCAACTGAACGCCGAAATGCTAAAAGATGAGCTGGTTCGACAAAATCAACAGCACAACATTGCAGGGTTAGAATCGATACTGAATAATTTAGATAGCATCTTATCTACCTATATTCGCAATATCACCCCACCGCCGGAGGCGTTATGA
- the dapA gene encoding 4-hydroxy-tetrahydrodipicolinate synthase — MFSGSIVALITPFKADGEVDFDGLQKLVEYHIEAGTDGIVAVGTTGESATLTIEEHVKVVNKTVEFANGRIPVIAGTGANATHEAVTFSKLLADSGIAGFLSVTPYYNKPTQEGLFQHYKAIAEASDVPLILYNVPGRTAVDLQPETVARLSKLDNIVALKDATGDLSRIALHRELCGEDFILLSGDDATGLEFVKLGGNGVISVTNNIAAKDMADMFHLASEGKFEEAEIINQRLMTLHKNLFVESSPIPVKWAAHKLGLIEEGGLRLPLTALSEKSQPIVEQALTDAGIY, encoded by the coding sequence ATGTTTTCAGGAAGTATCGTAGCGCTGATTACACCATTCAAAGCAGATGGTGAAGTAGATTTCGACGGTCTACAAAAGCTAGTGGAGTACCACATCGAAGCGGGTACAGACGGTATTGTGGCAGTAGGCACGACAGGTGAGTCAGCGACACTGACCATTGAAGAGCATGTAAAGGTCGTTAATAAAACTGTTGAGTTTGCCAACGGTCGCATCCCTGTGATTGCCGGCACGGGTGCAAATGCAACCCACGAAGCCGTGACATTTAGCAAATTACTCGCGGATTCTGGTATCGCAGGTTTCTTGAGTGTGACGCCTTATTACAACAAACCAACACAAGAAGGTTTGTTCCAGCATTACAAAGCGATCGCAGAAGCGAGTGACGTACCTCTAATTTTGTACAATGTACCGGGTCGTACTGCCGTAGATCTGCAACCTGAGACAGTGGCACGCTTGTCAAAGCTTGATAATATCGTTGCTCTAAAAGATGCGACGGGCGATTTGAGCCGAATTGCACTTCACCGTGAACTTTGTGGCGAAGATTTTATCTTACTAAGTGGTGATGATGCGACGGGCTTGGAATTCGTGAAACTGGGCGGCAATGGTGTTATCTCGGTAACGAACAATATTGCAGCGAAAGACATGGCAGACATGTTCCATTTGGCAAGTGAAGGTAAATTCGAAGAGGCAGAAATCATTAACCAACGTTTGATGACTCTGCATAAAAACCTATTCGTTGAATCAAGCCCGATCCCAGTAAAATGGGCAGCGCATAAGCTGGGTTTGATTGAAGAAGGTGGCTTACGTCTTCCTTTAACCGCACTTTCTGAAAAATCGCAGCCGATCGTGGAACAGGCGTTGACAGACGCAGGTATTTACTAG
- a CDS encoding flagellin, with protein sequence MAITVNTNVAALVAQRHLTSATDMLNQSMERLSSGKRINSAKDDAAGLQISNRLQSQMRGLDVAVRNANDGISIMQTAEGAMNEVTNIMQRMRDLSLQSANGSNSQAERTALQEEVTALNDELNRIAETTSFGGRKLLNGTFGKSSFQIGAASGEAVQIELKSMRTDGMDMGGFSYVAQGRADSDWQVKENANDLTMSFTNRSGETEKIQINAKAGDDIEELATYINGQTDKVTASVNEKGQLQIFMAGEETAGTISFSGDLASELGMSLKGYDAVNNLNITTVGGAQQAVAVLDTAMKFVDSQRAELGAYQNRFNHAINNLDNIHENLAASNSRIQDTDYAKETTQMVKQQILQQVSTTILAQAKQAPNLALTLLG encoded by the coding sequence TTGGCTATCACCGTTAATACCAATGTTGCAGCACTTGTCGCACAACGTCATTTGACCAGTGCAACGGATATGCTGAATCAATCCATGGAGCGTTTGTCTTCAGGGAAGCGTATTAACAGCGCAAAAGATGACGCGGCAGGCCTGCAAATCTCCAATCGTCTGCAATCACAAATGCGTGGTTTGGATGTGGCGGTTCGTAACGCTAATGATGGCATCTCTATCATGCAAACCGCAGAAGGCGCGATGAATGAGGTGACGAACATCATGCAACGTATGCGTGATTTGTCGCTTCAGTCGGCTAATGGCTCAAACAGCCAAGCCGAGCGTACGGCGTTGCAAGAAGAAGTCACCGCGTTAAACGATGAGTTGAACCGTATTGCGGAAACCACATCTTTTGGTGGACGCAAACTGTTGAATGGCACATTCGGCAAATCGTCTTTTCAAATCGGTGCTGCTTCTGGTGAAGCCGTACAGATTGAGTTGAAATCGATGCGCACTGACGGGATGGACATGGGGGGCTTTAGTTATGTCGCTCAAGGGCGTGCTGATTCTGATTGGCAGGTAAAAGAGAACGCCAATGATCTGACGATGTCTTTCACCAACCGTTCTGGCGAGACGGAAAAAATCCAAATCAATGCCAAAGCCGGTGATGATATTGAAGAACTCGCGACCTACATTAATGGTCAAACCGACAAAGTGACGGCTTCTGTTAATGAAAAAGGCCAGTTACAGATCTTTATGGCAGGAGAAGAAACCGCCGGAACGATTTCATTCTCAGGAGATCTTGCGAGTGAGCTTGGGATGTCGTTGAAAGGTTATGATGCGGTCAATAACCTGAACATCACAACCGTTGGTGGGGCGCAGCAAGCTGTCGCTGTACTAGACACGGCGATGAAATTTGTCGATAGCCAACGTGCCGAGTTAGGTGCATATCAAAATCGCTTCAATCATGCGATCAATAATCTAGATAACATCCACGAAAATTTAGCGGCATCGAACAGTCGTATTCAAGATACTGATTACGCAAAAGAAACCACGCAAATGGTGAAGCAGCAGATCTTGCAACAAGTCAGTACCACTATTTTAGCCCAAGCTAAACAGGCGCCAAACCTCGCTCTTACCTTGCTTGGTTAG
- a CDS encoding ArsC family reductase — translation MTITMFGIPNCDTIKKAKKWLEAENIAFDFHDYRKQGIDAQMVTEFCQALGWEQVLNKRGTTFRQLTQEQKDTLTEENAIALLVDNPAMIKRPILNVDGQLHIGFKADQYATIFNS, via the coding sequence ATGACAATTACCATGTTCGGCATTCCAAACTGCGACACCATCAAAAAAGCAAAGAAATGGTTGGAAGCTGAAAACATTGCGTTTGATTTTCACGACTACCGCAAACAAGGTATTGATGCTCAAATGGTGACTGAATTTTGTCAGGCGCTAGGCTGGGAACAAGTTCTCAACAAACGTGGCACCACGTTCCGCCAACTGACTCAAGAACAAAAAGACACGCTTACCGAAGAAAATGCTATTGCGCTGTTGGTTGACAACCCAGCGATGATTAAGCGCCCAATTCTGAACGTAGACGGCCAACTCCATATCGGTTTCAAAGCAGACCAATACGCTACGATTTTTAATTCATAA
- a CDS encoding glycine cleavage system protein R gives MKQHLVLTAVGTDRPGICNQVVKLVTQAGCNIVDSRIAIFGNEFTLIMLLTGNASHITRVETQLPLLGQEHDLITIMKRTSAHELLDNSYTMEVFIESEDRPGLTEKFTQFFADQQIGLDSLSAQTISKSKLQLDADQFHIAITASVSADCNLMQLQEDFDELCKSLNVQGSLNFIKNTL, from the coding sequence ATGAAGCAACATCTGGTACTTACAGCAGTTGGAACGGATCGTCCGGGCATTTGTAACCAAGTGGTTAAGCTCGTGACTCAAGCTGGTTGTAACATCGTTGATAGCCGCATCGCTATCTTTGGCAATGAATTTACTCTGATCATGCTACTGACTGGAAATGCCAGTCACATCACTCGTGTTGAAACACAGCTGCCACTATTAGGGCAAGAACATGACCTAATCACCATCATGAAGCGAACGTCTGCGCACGAGCTGCTCGACAACAGTTACACGATGGAAGTCTTTATTGAATCTGAAGATCGTCCAGGACTGACAGAGAAATTTACTCAGTTCTTCGCAGACCAACAAATTGGCTTAGATTCGCTCAGCGCACAAACCATTAGCAAATCCAAACTACAGCTTGATGCTGACCAATTTCATATTGCGATCACCGCATCGGTCAGTGCCGATTGCAACCTAATGCAATTACAAGAAGATTTCGATGAACTTTGTAAGTCGCTCAACGTACAAGGTTCTCTGAATTTCATTAAAAACACACTATAA
- a CDS encoding DUF2897 family protein, whose translation MIEFLTNPWVIIIVVLSVVIGNIAALKYTAKMKFNQMDKGRKNDLDRLNELDKERYGNSESNKHEQK comes from the coding sequence ATGATCGAATTTCTTACCAACCCTTGGGTGATCATCATTGTGGTCTTGAGTGTGGTCATCGGGAACATTGCCGCTCTGAAGTACACCGCCAAAATGAAGTTCAACCAGATGGATAAAGGTCGCAAGAACGATTTGGATCGTCTAAACGAGCTAGATAAAGAACGTTATGGCAACAGTGAAAGTAACAAGCACGAACAAAAATAA
- a CDS encoding Dyp-type peroxidase, which yields MSQAQTAIVPEAGPFALYTQLKVNQNRENVLAKLKALPELVKDLNNSQPGANLTISIAFTKSFWQHLNIDAPEELIDFPQLGEGDIIAPTTDVDVLIHCHSTRHDLHFYVLRKFLTDIAEDVTVVDETYGYRYLDARDMTDFIDGTENPKGDARADVALVKDGPYAGGSYVMVQRFEHNLPAWNRLNIKAQEKVIGRTKPDSVELEDVPAASHVGRVDIKEEGKGLKIVRHSLPYGTVTGAHGLLFISYCNTLHNIKVMLESMYGVTDGKTDQLLRFTKAVTGAYFFAPSQEMLAELAIK from the coding sequence ATGTCACAAGCTCAAACGGCGATCGTGCCAGAAGCAGGGCCATTTGCACTGTACACTCAACTAAAAGTGAACCAAAACCGTGAAAACGTATTGGCGAAACTGAAAGCGCTTCCTGAGCTGGTTAAAGACTTAAACAACAGTCAACCGGGCGCTAATCTGACGATTTCCATCGCATTCACCAAATCATTCTGGCAGCACCTAAATATTGACGCACCAGAAGAGCTGATTGATTTCCCGCAACTTGGTGAAGGCGACATTATTGCGCCAACAACAGATGTTGATGTGCTTATACACTGCCACTCTACTCGCCACGATTTGCACTTTTACGTATTGCGCAAATTCCTAACCGATATTGCAGAAGATGTGACGGTCGTGGATGAAACGTACGGCTACCGCTACCTAGATGCACGTGACATGACGGACTTTATCGACGGCACAGAAAACCCGAAAGGGGACGCTCGCGCTGACGTAGCATTGGTAAAAGATGGCCCATATGCTGGTGGTAGCTATGTTATGGTTCAACGTTTTGAGCACAACTTGCCAGCTTGGAATCGCCTAAATATCAAAGCTCAAGAGAAAGTTATTGGTCGCACCAAACCAGATTCAGTCGAGCTAGAAGACGTACCGGCAGCATCTCACGTTGGTCGAGTTGATATTAAAGAAGAAGGTAAAGGTTTGAAGATTGTTCGTCATAGCTTGCCATACGGCACAGTGACTGGCGCGCACGGTCTGCTGTTCATCTCTTACTGCAATACCCTTCACAATATCAAAGTGATGCTAGAGAGCATGTACGGCGTAACCGACGGTAAAACAGACCAACTGCTTCGCTTCACTAAAGCGGTAACAGGTGCGTACTTCTTCGCTCCTTCACAAGAAATGCTAGCAGAACTGGCCATTAAGTAA
- a CDS encoding flagellin: MAVNVNTNVSAMTAQRYLNNANSAQQTSMERLSSGFKINSAKDDAAGLQISNRLNVQSRGLDVAVRNANDGISIAQTAEGAMNETTNILQRMRDLSLQSANGSNSKAERVAIQEEVTALNDELNRIAETTSFGGNKLLNGTHGAKSFQIGADNGEAVMLELKDMRSDNKMMGGVSYQAESGKGKDWNVAQGKNDLKISLTDSFGQEQEININAKAGDDIEELATYINGQTDLVKASVDQDGKLQIFAGNNKVEGEVSFSGGLSGELGLGDDKKNVTVDTIDVTSVGGAQESVAIIDAALKYVDSHRAELGAFQNRFNHAISNLDNINENVNASKSRIKDTDFAKETTAMTKSQILSQASSSILAQAKQAPNSALSLLG, translated from the coding sequence ATGGCAGTGAATGTAAACACTAACGTATCAGCGATGACCGCTCAGCGTTACCTAAACAACGCAAACTCAGCACAACAAACCTCAATGGAGCGTTTGTCTTCAGGTTTCAAAATCAACAGCGCAAAAGATGACGCTGCGGGTCTACAAATCTCGAACCGTTTGAACGTACAAAGCCGTGGCCTGGATGTGGCTGTTCGCAACGCGAACGACGGTATCTCTATTGCACAAACTGCTGAAGGTGCAATGAACGAGACCACCAACATCCTACAACGTATGCGTGACCTGTCTCTACAATCAGCAAACGGCTCAAACTCGAAAGCAGAGCGCGTTGCGATTCAAGAAGAAGTGACAGCACTAAACGACGAACTAAACCGTATCGCAGAAACCACATCTTTTGGTGGTAACAAGCTACTAAACGGCACACATGGTGCGAAATCGTTCCAAATCGGTGCTGATAACGGTGAAGCAGTAATGCTTGAGCTTAAAGACATGCGCTCAGACAACAAAATGATGGGCGGTGTGAGCTACCAAGCTGAAAGCGGTAAAGGCAAAGATTGGAACGTTGCACAAGGTAAAAACGACCTAAAAATCAGCCTAACTGACAGCTTTGGTCAAGAGCAGGAAATCAACATCAACGCGAAAGCGGGCGATGACATCGAAGAGCTAGCAACGTACATCAACGGTCAAACGGACCTAGTGAAAGCGTCAGTAGACCAAGATGGCAAACTGCAAATCTTTGCTGGTAACAACAAAGTAGAAGGCGAAGTGTCATTCTCTGGCGGTCTGTCTGGTGAACTAGGCCTAGGCGACGACAAGAAAAACGTTACGGTTGATACTATCGACGTAACTTCAGTTGGCGGCGCACAAGAATCAGTAGCAATCATTGATGCGGCACTGAAATACGTAGACAGCCACCGTGCAGAGCTGGGTGCATTCCAGAACCGTTTCAACCATGCAATCAGCAACTTGGACAACATTAACGAGAACGTGAACGCGTCGAAGAGCCGTATCAAAGATACCGACTTCGCGAAAGAAACGACGGCAATGACCAAGTCACAAATTCTATCGCAAGCGTCAAGCTCAATCCTTGCGCAAGCGAAACAAGCGCCAAACTCAGCGCTAAGTCTTCTAGGTTAA